The genomic DNA TTGATGTTCGGAGCGAGAAAGAGTTTGCAGAGTATCATATTCCATCGGCAGAAAATATTCCTGTCGGTTCCCTATTCGATGCCGAACTGATGCGGAATGAAAAATTACTTCTCTATTCTGAAGGAGGAATCCACGCGGCGCAGGCATGGTTTCTTTTGAAGGCACAACAGTTCAAGCATGTATATATTTTACGCGACGGACTCGCCGAATGGAAAGACAAAATCCTCTTCCCTTCCATTAGCGATAGCGCTTCGTCGGAAGAAACGTTGGCATTTGAAAAAAGAAAATTCGTCAGCAACTATTTCGGCGGCACACCAATGAGCGGCACGTCCTCCGTTTCTCAGACAAAGCAACTTGCTGTTCCGAAAATTCAAATGCCATCCGGCGTCCCTTCTCCCACCGGTTCACCAAAAAAGAAAAAGAAGGAAGGATGTTGAGAGATTTCGGATTGCGGATTTCGGACTGTGGATTTTACGATAAAAGATTAGCCAAGCAGAATTATCGTTCCCTGATGATGCTTCCAATGATGTTGCAAAACGTAGTACATCCGTCATAGGAAGCAGGGAGTCCGTGGCGTGGCTACGGGAATCCGTGGCGCGGCTACGGGTGTCCGTGGCACAGGTACGGGTGTCCGTGGCACAAGTACGGGTGTCCGTGGCATGGCTACGGGAGTCCGTGGCACAGGTACGGGAGTCCGTGGCATGGCTACGGGTGTCCGTGGCACAAGTACGGGAATCCGTGGCATGGCTACGGGAGTGCGTGG from Ignavibacteriota bacterium includes the following:
- a CDS encoding rhodanese-like domain-containing protein, with protein sequence MKTLKLSLHQSLALVAGLLGILALVAGNPYKGNTATMNVKELGLLVEKETDHISVEELADWLIQGKADSRLIDVRSEKEFAEYHIPSAENIPVGSLFDAELMRNEKLLLYSEGGIHAAQAWFLLKAQQFKHVYILRDGLAEWKDKILFPSISDSASSEETLAFEKRKFVSNYFGGTPMSGTSSVSQTKQLAVPKIQMPSGVPSPTGSPKKKKKEGC